The following coding sequences are from one Thermodesulfobacteriota bacterium window:
- a CDS encoding TRAP transporter large permease, with protein sequence MSPTWIGIIGIIALFTLIFSRMPIGFLMAMIGFAGFGAIVSFDAGLNLVVKDMFAVFGSYDLTVIPLFVLMGQVAFHAGISSRLFDAAYKNIGHLPGGLAIATIGACAAFSAICGSTNATAATMAAATLPEMRRYHYRLSLATGAVAAGGSLGILIPPSVIFIVYGILTEQSIGELFIAGILPGLLLTVLFIAAILIWAAIQPDLGPPGPKTTFKEKIVSLAGIFETALIFILVMGGLFAGIFTPTEAGAIGAFGTIVLAVIRKNLTWGGLVASLFETTRISCMILVIVAGATIFGHFLAVSRIPFDIANWVSGFSLPPAVIVLLIIGVYLIGGCFIDSLALIMLTVPIFYPVIVRFGLDPVWFGVIIVLVTQMGVITPPVGINVYVVKGVARDVPLETIFRGAFPFLLAMITATLLIVFFPQIALFLPGMIR encoded by the coding sequence ATGAGCCCTACCTGGATCGGTATCATCGGCATCATCGCTCTGTTTACGCTGATCTTCTCCCGCATGCCCATCGGATTTCTCATGGCCATGATCGGGTTCGCGGGATTCGGCGCCATCGTCTCCTTTGACGCCGGGCTGAACCTGGTGGTCAAGGACATGTTCGCCGTCTTCGGGTCCTATGATTTGACGGTGATCCCCCTGTTCGTGCTGATGGGACAGGTGGCTTTTCACGCCGGCATCAGTTCCCGGCTTTTCGACGCCGCCTACAAGAACATCGGCCATCTGCCCGGCGGCCTGGCCATTGCCACCATCGGCGCCTGCGCGGCCTTCTCGGCCATCTGCGGCTCCACCAACGCCACCGCCGCCACCATGGCCGCGGCCACCCTGCCGGAAATGCGGCGTTACCATTACCGGCTTTCCCTGGCCACCGGGGCCGTGGCCGCCGGCGGCAGCCTGGGCATTCTGATTCCGCCCAGCGTTATTTTCATCGTGTACGGCATTCTCACGGAACAGTCCATCGGCGAGTTGTTCATCGCCGGCATTCTGCCGGGCCTGCTGCTGACCGTCCTGTTTATCGCCGCGATTCTGATCTGGGCCGCGATTCAGCCGGACCTGGGTCCCCCCGGCCCAAAGACAACATTTAAAGAGAAAATCGTCTCACTGGCCGGCATCTTCGAAACCGCCCTGATTTTTATCCTGGTCATGGGCGGCCTTTTTGCCGGTATTTTTACCCCCACCGAAGCCGGGGCCATCGGCGCCTTTGGCACCATCGTGCTGGCCGTGATCCGGAAAAACCTGACCTGGGGCGGGCTGGTGGCCTCGCTGTTTGAAACCACCCGGATCAGCTGCATGATCCTGGTTATTGTGGCCGGGGCCACGATCTTCGGCCATTTTTTAGCCGTCTCCCGTATTCCCTTTGACATCGCCAACTGGGTGTCCGGGTTTTCCCTGCCGCCGGCGGTGATCGTCCTGCTGATCATCGGGGTCTACCTGATCGGCGGATGTTTTATCGACTCCCTGGCCCTGATCATGCTGACGGTGCCCATTTTCTATCCGGTGATTGTCCGATTCGGCCTGGACCCCGTCTGGTTCGGTGTCATTATCGTGCTGGTCACCCAGATGGGGGTCATCACCCCGCCGGTGGGCATCAATGTTTACGTGGTCAAGGGCGTGGCCAGAGACGTGCCCCTGGAGACGATTTTCCGCGGCGCCTTTCCCTTTCTGCTGGCCATGATCACGGCAACCCTGCTGATTGTCTTCTTCCCGCAAATCGCGCTGTTTCTGCCGGGAATGATAAGATAA
- the dctP gene encoding TRAP transporter substrate-binding protein DctP, producing AHGPGLLHTKKKVAALEEMKGLKIRSTGLSAKVVEALGGVPVAMSQGATYEALQKGVVEGTFAPIETLKGWRQAEVIKSTVDCRDIGYTTAMFVVMNKDKWNQLPEDVKKVFTDVSDEWVQVHGKVWDDVDVEGRAYTLELKNEIVALPQAENERWIKAIEPVIAGYIAEAGAKGVDAAGAVARLKELIAGFSKP from the coding sequence GCCCATGGCCCGGGCCTGCTGCACACCAAGAAAAAAGTCGCCGCTTTAGAAGAAATGAAAGGGCTCAAAATCCGTTCCACGGGATTAAGCGCCAAGGTGGTGGAAGCCCTCGGCGGCGTTCCCGTGGCCATGTCCCAGGGCGCCACCTACGAAGCCCTGCAGAAGGGCGTGGTGGAGGGAACCTTTGCCCCCATTGAAACGCTGAAAGGGTGGCGCCAGGCCGAGGTCATCAAGTCCACCGTGGACTGCCGGGACATCGGCTATACCACCGCCATGTTCGTGGTCATGAACAAGGACAAATGGAACCAGCTTCCCGAAGATGTCAAGAAAGTGTTTACCGATGTCAGCGATGAATGGGTCCAGGTCCATGGTAAAGTGTGGGATGACGTGGATGTGGAAGGACGGGCTTATACCCTGGAGCTGAAAAACGAGATCGTCGCCCTTCCCCAGGCGGAGAACGAGCGCTGGATCAAAGCGATCGAACCGGTGATCGCCGGTTACATTGCCGAAGCCGGGGCAAAGGGCGTTGACGCCGCCGGCGCCGTGGCCCGGCTCAAGGAACTGATCGCCGGTTTCAGCAAACCTTAA
- a CDS encoding AAA family ATPase: MKIAISGKGGVGKTTVAALLIRALNDDNKKVLAIDADPDANLAAALGIKDADKIVPIADMKELIAERTESQPGSIGGFFKLNPRVDDLPDTLSARLGNIKMMKLGGVKGGGGGCICPESTLLKALVTYITLQRDEVVVMDMEAGLEHLGRATAMAVNRLIIVVEPGQRSIETAFHIKKLAGDIRLNRLSVVGNKIRNQSDEAFLRERLPGFDIAGFLDYDNTLIEADLKGISPYDTDTRLKDKIRGIVNLLMQPGQASPT, translated from the coding sequence ATGAAAATCGCCATCAGCGGCAAGGGCGGCGTGGGCAAGACAACGGTGGCCGCGCTCCTGATTCGCGCCCTGAACGATGACAACAAAAAAGTGCTGGCCATTGACGCCGATCCAGACGCCAACCTGGCCGCGGCTCTGGGCATCAAGGACGCGGACAAAATTGTCCCCATTGCCGACATGAAAGAGCTGATCGCGGAACGGACGGAATCACAGCCCGGATCCATCGGCGGTTTCTTCAAGCTCAACCCCAGAGTGGACGATCTGCCCGACACCCTGTCCGCCAGGCTCGGCAACATCAAAATGATGAAACTGGGCGGGGTCAAGGGCGGCGGCGGGGGCTGCATCTGCCCGGAAAGCACCCTGCTCAAGGCCCTGGTCACCTACATCACCCTGCAGCGGGACGAAGTGGTGGTCATGGACATGGAAGCCGGTCTGGAGCACCTGGGGCGGGCCACGGCCATGGCCGTCAACCGCCTGATCATCGTGGTCGAACCCGGGCAACGCAGCATCGAAACCGCCTTTCATATCAAAAAACTGGCCGGTGACATCCGCTTAAACCGCCTGTCCGTGGTCGGCAACAAAATCCGCAATCAATCGGACGAGGCGTTCCTGCGGGAGCGGCTGCCGGGTTTTGATATCGCCGGTTTTCTGGACTATGACAACACCCTGATTGAGGCGGACCTCAAAGGGATTTCACCCTATGACACGGACACCCGGCTCAAGGACAAGATCAGGGGGATTGTAAACCTCCTGATGCAACCTGGACAGGCATCCCCGACTTGA
- a CDS encoding TRAP transporter small permease — translation MSYLKQYKNGVNRLADKANWLAAAAIVAMMLVTVTDVTLRFFRCPVPGTYDVVGLLGALTISLSLGFTSVQKGHIAVDFLVSRFSATAQRRIHAVNSLIAAVFFAVVAWESGVYAISLKAAGEVSPTLKLPVYPFVLGVAAGCVLLCCVLLADCGQSLAGEEK, via the coding sequence ATGTCTTATCTTAAACAATATAAAAACGGGGTCAACCGGTTGGCCGACAAGGCCAACTGGCTGGCCGCGGCCGCCATCGTGGCCATGATGCTGGTGACCGTGACGGACGTGACCCTCCGTTTTTTCCGGTGCCCCGTCCCGGGCACCTATGACGTGGTGGGCCTGCTGGGGGCGCTGACCATATCCCTGTCCCTGGGGTTCACCTCCGTTCAGAAAGGCCATATCGCCGTGGATTTTCTGGTCTCGCGCTTTTCCGCAACGGCGCAACGCCGGATTCACGCCGTCAACAGCCTCATCGCCGCGGTCTTCTTCGCCGTCGTGGCCTGGGAAAGCGGGGTCTACGCCATCAGCCTGAAGGCAGCCGGCGAAGTATCCCCCACCCTGAAGCTGCCCGTCTATCCCTTTGTGCTGGGCGTCGCCGCCGGATGCGTGCTGCTCTGCTGCGTCCTGCTGGCCGATTGCGGGCAGTCCCTGGCCGGGGAGGAGAAATGA